A DNA window from Turicibacter sp. TJ11 contains the following coding sequences:
- a CDS encoding IS1182 family transposase → MLTKENIHQDYTTYSAGYQLSLTMDIQVYIPPHDPVRLLNQLLEGLDDKKLLSTYSDKGRNSVVPPVIMFKILIYAYMNRSFSSREIQRLCQRDIHFIWLLNGYPAPSHHTINRFRKHHLSDGVMEDLFDQFIERLHTLDEIHFKNLFIDGTKIEANANRYSFIWLKSVTKNEAKLQVKIEKLLQQVNDSYLTSYSFDVKNPLPVLEACLLNLKEKVIEQSLEFVYGKGKRKTELQRQIETLEAFIEKQIIYLDYQKMIGSTRSSCSKTDPDATFMRMKEDHMKNGQLKPGYNVQIGVEAEYIVGVGVFQSANDVPTLIPFLDSLKGRLSRTFKQIIADAGYESEENYAYLKENHQKGFIKPLNYETSKTRKYKAQLGKRENMTYDELNDTYTCANGRTLKPIEVKIRESQTGYRKEVTIYECETCQDCPLRLKCTKAKEGNSKRLEVSKKMLSLRTESLKNIQSEEGILLRKNRSIQVEGAFGVLKQDYGFRKFLTRGKIQVTVELLLLCFGYNVQKLHKKIQSHRCGQQLHPGKVA, encoded by the coding sequence ATGCTGACTAAAGAAAATATACATCAAGATTATACAACTTATTCAGCTGGATATCAACTCTCTTTAACGATGGATATTCAAGTTTATATTCCACCTCATGATCCTGTACGTTTGCTTAATCAATTATTGGAGGGATTAGATGATAAAAAATTATTAAGCACTTACTCTGATAAAGGGAGAAATTCTGTCGTACCACCGGTGATCATGTTTAAGATTTTAATTTACGCGTATATGAATCGCTCTTTTTCTTCACGAGAAATTCAGCGACTTTGTCAACGGGATATTCATTTTATCTGGTTATTAAATGGATATCCAGCGCCTAGCCATCATACGATTAATCGATTTAGAAAACATCATTTAAGCGATGGTGTCATGGAAGATTTATTTGATCAATTCATTGAGCGTCTTCACACCTTAGATGAAATTCATTTTAAAAACCTATTTATTGATGGAACAAAAATTGAAGCCAATGCCAATCGCTATTCGTTTATTTGGTTAAAATCAGTGACTAAAAATGAAGCGAAGCTCCAGGTCAAAATAGAAAAACTCCTTCAACAAGTGAATGACAGCTATCTCACTTCCTATTCATTTGATGTTAAGAATCCATTACCTGTGTTAGAGGCTTGTTTATTGAATTTAAAAGAAAAAGTCATCGAGCAATCTCTTGAATTTGTTTATGGGAAAGGGAAGCGAAAAACAGAGCTTCAACGTCAGATTGAAACACTTGAAGCATTCATAGAGAAACAAATCATTTACTTGGACTATCAAAAAATGATCGGTTCAACCCGCTCAAGTTGTTCAAAAACAGATCCGGATGCCACCTTCATGCGAATGAAAGAAGATCACATGAAAAATGGGCAACTCAAACCTGGGTATAATGTCCAGATTGGAGTTGAGGCCGAGTATATCGTAGGTGTGGGCGTTTTTCAGTCAGCTAACGATGTCCCCACACTCATTCCATTTTTAGATTCCCTGAAAGGTCGGCTTTCCAGAACGTTTAAACAAATCATTGCGGATGCTGGATATGAAAGTGAAGAAAATTATGCTTATTTGAAGGAAAACCATCAAAAAGGTTTCATTAAGCCCCTCAACTATGAAACCTCAAAAACAAGAAAATATAAAGCTCAACTGGGGAAACGAGAAAACATGACGTACGATGAACTCAACGATACCTATACGTGCGCAAATGGCAGAACGTTAAAACCGATCGAAGTTAAAATTCGAGAAAGTCAGACCGGTTATCGAAAAGAAGTCACGATTTATGAATGTGAAACCTGCCAAGATTGTCCTTTGCGTTTAAAATGTACAAAAGCGAAAGAAGGAAACTCAAAACGATTGGAAGTGTCTAAAAAAATGCTTTCGCTAAGAACAGAGTCACTTAAAAATATCCAAAGTGAAGAAGGGATTCTGTTAAGAAAGAATCGTTCGATTCAAGTCGAAGGTGCTTTTGGCGTGTTAAAACAAGATTACGGCTTCAGAAAATTTTTAACCCGTGGAAAAATTCAGGTCACAGTCGAACTATTGCTTCTATGTTTTGGATATAATGTACAAAAATTACATAAAAAAATTCAAAGCCATCGTTGCGGACAACAACTTCATCCAGGGAAAGTGGCTTAA